ATGTCCGACAGCCCGTCGAGCGCGTCCACCGAGTCGTTGAAAAACGGCAGCGGGCGCGACGAGTCCGACCAGGCGTTATTGCCCACATAACTGAAGCCGAACATGCGCATGCCGCGCGCGGCCCACAGGTCCAGCTGGTTCAGGTCGTTGCCCAGGGGGTAGGCATTGAGCATGCTGATGAAAATCGCAAATTTGCCTTCGCCGTGCAGGCGCCGAAAATCATCCGGGGTATAGGCGATGGCGACCTGATTGGGGAAGTCGCGCACCAGGCCGCTGATGATCTTGTAGCGCACGTCCTGTTCGTGGCGCGCCGCTTCGACAAACCCTTCGGTGGGCTTGTGCGGTGCGTTGGCGCCGTTCCAGATTTCCGGCCAGCCGAAGATCGTCAGGGCGGCACCGGACAAGCGGCCGCGACTGGCCTTGGCCAGGTCGAACTGGCCGCTGCCGTCCTTGTCCGCCTCGTTGCCGGCGGTGCCGAAATCCACCGGCACGGTGATATGGCTGTCGAACGACAGCAGGCGGTCCTGCAGCTCATTGGCCTGCTTGATCACCTCCAGCGGGTAGCCGGCGTTGCCCTTGAACCAGTGATCCCAGACCAGGTAACCGGCCCCGATGGCCAGTGCCAGCGGCAAGCCGATATACAGCGCCTTTTTCGAACGTGGTTTTGTCATTGCCATCTCAGTCAGTTGAGGCCTTCGCTATCAGGGAAGAACGAGTGCTGGGCGCTTAAATTTAGGCGCCGGCCGGTGGGCGGTAAATTTCCCCGGCCTGCAAACGTTCTAGCTCTGATAAAACCGTTTCCTAAGGTAGACAATGACCATCTCTCGACGTGGGTTCATCGCAGGCCTGGCGCTGACCGGCGCGGCCGTGCCGGCAGCCTTCTATGCCCATCGCGAGTTGACGCGTGCGGAAGAGTTTCCGATCACCCCCGGCGAAGCCACGGTAGACCTGGCCGACACCGCCGGCCAGCAGTTGGCGAACAGCTTGCGTGGGGTCTGGAGCCTGCGCCTGGAAGGTCGTGATGCGGGCCTCAAAGGCTTGCCGTTGCAAGGCCTGGAGCTGATGCTCGACATCGCCCCCCGTGGCCGTGGCCTGCGCGGCTACCTGGATACCGCCGCCCACCTGCGTGCCGACGGCGAACCGCGCTACCGCGTGCTGGGTGACGTGCTGACGGGCGAGGGTGCCTTGCTCTATTGGCGCCTGATCGATCGCGATGCGGCCGATGGCGCGCCCGCCTATGAGTTCAAGATGACCCTCGACGAGGTCTGGGCCGACTTCGGCAATGCCGGCAGCGGCACGCTCAGCGGCCAGATCCTGGACCTGAATCGCGCCCTGGCCCTGACGGAGCGGGACAACCGTTTTATCGCCCACAAGCAGGTGTTTCCCGAAGCCCGCGAGCGTATCGGCCTGAACCCGACCCTGCTGGCCTGGCTGATCGCCCCCGAGCACCGGCTGTTCCACCAACTGTGGCACGCCACTCGCGACCAGTGGCACAAGCTCTCCGAAGACAAGCGCGACGCCCTGCGAGGCATTGGCTGGCAACCCGGCCCCCGGGGCAAGGAACGCGACGCACGGGGCAAACACAAGGACCGTAACGGTTCGGGCATCGACTTTTTTTTCATGCATCGGCATATGCTCGGCACGGCGCGCGCCCTG
This region of Pseudomonas asgharzadehiana genomic DNA includes:
- the pvdM gene encoding pyoverdine-tailoring dipeptidase-like protein PvdM is translated as MTKPRSKKALYIGLPLALAIGAGYLVWDHWFKGNAGYPLEVIKQANELQDRLLSFDSHITVPVDFGTAGNEADKDGSGQFDLAKASRGRLSGAALTIFGWPEIWNGANAPHKPTEGFVEAARHEQDVRYKIISGLVRDFPNQVAIAYTPDDFRRLHGEGKFAIFISMLNAYPLGNDLNQLDLWAARGMRMFGFSYVGNNAWSDSSRPLPFFNDSVDALDGLSDIGKQAVQRLNDLGVIIDVSQMSTKALEQVAQLSRTPMVASHSAPRAAVDIPRNLSDKELQLIKHSGGVVQIVAFSAYLRPLSQPTQDKLNALRARFDLPPLPNLAMALMPGDAIIAAWPEHKFGEYASALYAILDEEPKATLKDLGDAIDYTVRKIGIDHVGLSSDFNDGGGIDGWNNVGEIRNVTAELIQRGYSEADIAKLWGGNFLRVWDQVQKAAKPLANR
- the pvdP gene encoding pyoverdine maturation tyrosinase PvdP gives rise to the protein MTISRRGFIAGLALTGAAVPAAFYAHRELTRAEEFPITPGEATVDLADTAGQQLANSLRGVWSLRLEGRDAGLKGLPLQGLELMLDIAPRGRGLRGYLDTAAHLRADGEPRYRVLGDVLTGEGALLYWRLIDRDAADGAPAYEFKMTLDEVWADFGNAGSGTLSGQILDLNRALALTERDNRFIAHKQVFPEARERIGLNPTLLAWLIAPEHRLFHQLWHATRDQWHKLSEDKRDALRGIGWQPGPRGKERDARGKHKDRNGSGIDFFFMHRHMLGTARALQDLPSWPAFPEPQPALERDRLGFVRYFDNHDGFALPPTWSAPDDSEYTQWVSDIKAAETYHSNFQVWESQYRDPRYLARFTLGQLGSEMELGLHDWLHMRWASVPRDPSNGAPVPFARDPADFAARWYAAENDFLGDPFSSHVNPVFWHFHGWIDDRIEDWYRAHERFHPGEVNRLEVNGVAWFAPGRWVEVGDPWLGPDTHGCSTTPGLQIGRSMEMAPETMKLALRITFGADEDALKGLFKRVPQRPWYARHLKVKAT